In the Peromyscus maniculatus bairdii isolate BWxNUB_F1_BW_parent chromosome 20, HU_Pman_BW_mat_3.1, whole genome shotgun sequence genome, one interval contains:
- the Acvrl1 gene encoding activin receptor type-1-like isoform X2, translated as MTSEIPRKGLLMLLVALGLTRGVVKASRDQLVNCTCENPHCKKPTCQGAWCTVVLVREQGGHPQVHRGCGNMNPELCLGRPTEFVNHHCCYRSFCNHNVSLVLEATQTPSEEPDVNPPLLPILGSVLALLVLVALGALGLWRVRRRQEKQRGLHSDLGESSLILKASEQGDSMLGDLLDSDCTTGSGSGLPFLVQRTVARQVALVECVGKGRYGEVWRGSWHGESVAVKIFSSRDEQSWFRETEIYNTVLLRHDNILGFIASDMTSRNSSTQLWLITHFHEHGSLYDFLQRQPLEPQLALRLAVSAACGLAHLHVEIFGTQGKPAIAHRDLKSRNVLVKSDLQCCIADLGLAVMHSQGSDYLDIGNNPRVGTKRYMAPEVLDEQIRTDCFESYKWTDVWAFGLVLWEIARRTIINGIVEDYRPPFYDMVPNDPSFEDMKKVVCTDQQTPTIPNRLAADPVLSGLAQMMRECWYPNPSARLTALRIKKTLQKLSHHPEKPKVTH; from the exons ATGACCTCGGAGATCCCCAGAAAGGGCCTTCTGATGCTGCTGGTGGCCTTGGGCCTGACCAGGG GCGTGGTGAAGGCCTCCAGGGATCAGCTGGTGAACTGCACTTGTGAGAACCCACACTGCAAGAAGCCGACCTGCCAGGGGGCATGGTGCACCGTGGTGCTGGTTCGAGAACAGGGCGGGCACCCCCAGGTCCATCGGGGCTGCGGGAACATGAACCCGGAACTCTGCCTGGGACGCCCCACGGAGTTCGTCAACCACCACTGCTGTTACCGGTCCTTCTGCAACCACAACGTGTCCCTGGTGCTGGAGG CCACCCAAACTCCTTCTGAAGAGCCAGATGTAAACCCCCCGCTGCTTCCGATCTTGGGTTCCGTGCTGGCCTTGCTGGTCCTGGTGGCCTTGGGTGCTCTGGGCTTGTGGCGTGTCCGAAGAAGGCAGGAGAAGCAGCGGGGTCTGCACAGTGACCTGGGCGAGTCCAGCCTCATCCTGAAGGCATCCGAGCAGGGAGACAGCATGCTGGGG GACTTGCTGGACAGCGACTGCACCACCGGCAGTGGCTCGGGACTCCCCTTCCTGGTGCAGAGGACGGTGGCCCGGCAGGTCGCGCTGGTGGAGTGCGTGG GAAAGGGCCGATATGGCGAGGTGTGGCGTGGTTCGTGGCATGGTGAGAGTGTGGCCGTCAAGATTTTCTCCTCACGAGATGAACAGTCCTGGTTCCGGGAGACGGAGATCTACAACACAGTTCTGCTTAGGCACGACAACATCCTAG GCTTCATCGCCTCCGACATGACCTCGCGCAACTCAAGCACGCAGCTGTGGCTCATCACCCACTTCCACGAGCACGGCTCGCTCTACGACTTTCTGCAGAGGCAGCCGCTGGAGCCGCAGCTGGCCCTGAGGCTAGCCGTGTCGGCGGCCTGCGGCCTGGCGCACCTGCATGTGGAGATCTTTGGCACTCAAGGCAAACCAGCCATCGCCCACCGGGACCTCAAGAGCCGCAATGTGCTGGTCAAGAGCGACTTGCAATGTTGCATTGCCGACCTGG GACTGGCTGTGATGCACTCCCAGGGGAGTGATTACCTGGACATTGGCAACAACCCCCGAGTGGGGACCAAGAGGTACATGGCACCCGAGGTGCTGGATGAACAGATCCGGACTGACTGCTTTGAGTCATACAAGTGGACAGATGTTTGGGCCTTCGGCTTAGTGCTGTGGGAGATCGCCCGGCGGACCATCATCAATG GCATTGTGGAAGATTACAGGCCACCCTTCTATGACATGGTACCCAATGATCCCAGCTTTGAAGATATGAAAAAGGTGGTGTGCACTGACCAGCAGACTCCCACCATTCCTAACCGGCTGGCTGCAGATCCG GTCCTCTCCGGGCTGGCCCAGATGATGCGGGAGTGCTGGTACCCCAACCCCTCTGCCCGCCTCACTGCGCTGCGCATCAAGAAGACGTTGCAAAAGCTTAGCCACCATCCGGAGAAACCCAAAGTGACTCACTAG
- the Acvrl1 gene encoding activin receptor type-1-like isoform X1, translating into MTSEIPRKGLLMLLVALGLTRGGVVKASRDQLVNCTCENPHCKKPTCQGAWCTVVLVREQGGHPQVHRGCGNMNPELCLGRPTEFVNHHCCYRSFCNHNVSLVLEATQTPSEEPDVNPPLLPILGSVLALLVLVALGALGLWRVRRRQEKQRGLHSDLGESSLILKASEQGDSMLGDLLDSDCTTGSGSGLPFLVQRTVARQVALVECVGKGRYGEVWRGSWHGESVAVKIFSSRDEQSWFRETEIYNTVLLRHDNILGFIASDMTSRNSSTQLWLITHFHEHGSLYDFLQRQPLEPQLALRLAVSAACGLAHLHVEIFGTQGKPAIAHRDLKSRNVLVKSDLQCCIADLGLAVMHSQGSDYLDIGNNPRVGTKRYMAPEVLDEQIRTDCFESYKWTDVWAFGLVLWEIARRTIINGIVEDYRPPFYDMVPNDPSFEDMKKVVCTDQQTPTIPNRLAADPVLSGLAQMMRECWYPNPSARLTALRIKKTLQKLSHHPEKPKVTH; encoded by the exons ATGACCTCGGAGATCCCCAGAAAGGGCCTTCTGATGCTGCTGGTGGCCTTGGGCCTGACCAGGG GAGGCGTGGTGAAGGCCTCCAGGGATCAGCTGGTGAACTGCACTTGTGAGAACCCACACTGCAAGAAGCCGACCTGCCAGGGGGCATGGTGCACCGTGGTGCTGGTTCGAGAACAGGGCGGGCACCCCCAGGTCCATCGGGGCTGCGGGAACATGAACCCGGAACTCTGCCTGGGACGCCCCACGGAGTTCGTCAACCACCACTGCTGTTACCGGTCCTTCTGCAACCACAACGTGTCCCTGGTGCTGGAGG CCACCCAAACTCCTTCTGAAGAGCCAGATGTAAACCCCCCGCTGCTTCCGATCTTGGGTTCCGTGCTGGCCTTGCTGGTCCTGGTGGCCTTGGGTGCTCTGGGCTTGTGGCGTGTCCGAAGAAGGCAGGAGAAGCAGCGGGGTCTGCACAGTGACCTGGGCGAGTCCAGCCTCATCCTGAAGGCATCCGAGCAGGGAGACAGCATGCTGGGG GACTTGCTGGACAGCGACTGCACCACCGGCAGTGGCTCGGGACTCCCCTTCCTGGTGCAGAGGACGGTGGCCCGGCAGGTCGCGCTGGTGGAGTGCGTGG GAAAGGGCCGATATGGCGAGGTGTGGCGTGGTTCGTGGCATGGTGAGAGTGTGGCCGTCAAGATTTTCTCCTCACGAGATGAACAGTCCTGGTTCCGGGAGACGGAGATCTACAACACAGTTCTGCTTAGGCACGACAACATCCTAG GCTTCATCGCCTCCGACATGACCTCGCGCAACTCAAGCACGCAGCTGTGGCTCATCACCCACTTCCACGAGCACGGCTCGCTCTACGACTTTCTGCAGAGGCAGCCGCTGGAGCCGCAGCTGGCCCTGAGGCTAGCCGTGTCGGCGGCCTGCGGCCTGGCGCACCTGCATGTGGAGATCTTTGGCACTCAAGGCAAACCAGCCATCGCCCACCGGGACCTCAAGAGCCGCAATGTGCTGGTCAAGAGCGACTTGCAATGTTGCATTGCCGACCTGG GACTGGCTGTGATGCACTCCCAGGGGAGTGATTACCTGGACATTGGCAACAACCCCCGAGTGGGGACCAAGAGGTACATGGCACCCGAGGTGCTGGATGAACAGATCCGGACTGACTGCTTTGAGTCATACAAGTGGACAGATGTTTGGGCCTTCGGCTTAGTGCTGTGGGAGATCGCCCGGCGGACCATCATCAATG GCATTGTGGAAGATTACAGGCCACCCTTCTATGACATGGTACCCAATGATCCCAGCTTTGAAGATATGAAAAAGGTGGTGTGCACTGACCAGCAGACTCCCACCATTCCTAACCGGCTGGCTGCAGATCCG GTCCTCTCCGGGCTGGCCCAGATGATGCGGGAGTGCTGGTACCCCAACCCCTCTGCCCGCCTCACTGCGCTGCGCATCAAGAAGACGTTGCAAAAGCTTAGCCACCATCCGGAGAAACCCAAAGTGACTCACTAG
- the Acvrl1 gene encoding activin receptor type-1-like isoform X4 has product MNPELCLGRPTEFVNHHCCYRSFCNHNVSLVLEATQTPSEEPDVNPPLLPILGSVLALLVLVALGALGLWRVRRRQEKQRGLHSDLGESSLILKASEQGDSMLGDLLDSDCTTGSGSGLPFLVQRTVARQVALVECVGKGRYGEVWRGSWHGESVAVKIFSSRDEQSWFRETEIYNTVLLRHDNILGFIASDMTSRNSSTQLWLITHFHEHGSLYDFLQRQPLEPQLALRLAVSAACGLAHLHVEIFGTQGKPAIAHRDLKSRNVLVKSDLQCCIADLGLAVMHSQGSDYLDIGNNPRVGTKRYMAPEVLDEQIRTDCFESYKWTDVWAFGLVLWEIARRTIINGIVEDYRPPFYDMVPNDPSFEDMKKVVCTDQQTPTIPNRLAADPVLSGLAQMMRECWYPNPSARLTALRIKKTLQKLSHHPEKPKVTH; this is encoded by the exons ATGAACCCGGAACTCTGCCTGGGACGCCCCACGGAGTTCGTCAACCACCACTGCTGTTACCGGTCCTTCTGCAACCACAACGTGTCCCTGGTGCTGGAGG CCACCCAAACTCCTTCTGAAGAGCCAGATGTAAACCCCCCGCTGCTTCCGATCTTGGGTTCCGTGCTGGCCTTGCTGGTCCTGGTGGCCTTGGGTGCTCTGGGCTTGTGGCGTGTCCGAAGAAGGCAGGAGAAGCAGCGGGGTCTGCACAGTGACCTGGGCGAGTCCAGCCTCATCCTGAAGGCATCCGAGCAGGGAGACAGCATGCTGGGG GACTTGCTGGACAGCGACTGCACCACCGGCAGTGGCTCGGGACTCCCCTTCCTGGTGCAGAGGACGGTGGCCCGGCAGGTCGCGCTGGTGGAGTGCGTGG GAAAGGGCCGATATGGCGAGGTGTGGCGTGGTTCGTGGCATGGTGAGAGTGTGGCCGTCAAGATTTTCTCCTCACGAGATGAACAGTCCTGGTTCCGGGAGACGGAGATCTACAACACAGTTCTGCTTAGGCACGACAACATCCTAG GCTTCATCGCCTCCGACATGACCTCGCGCAACTCAAGCACGCAGCTGTGGCTCATCACCCACTTCCACGAGCACGGCTCGCTCTACGACTTTCTGCAGAGGCAGCCGCTGGAGCCGCAGCTGGCCCTGAGGCTAGCCGTGTCGGCGGCCTGCGGCCTGGCGCACCTGCATGTGGAGATCTTTGGCACTCAAGGCAAACCAGCCATCGCCCACCGGGACCTCAAGAGCCGCAATGTGCTGGTCAAGAGCGACTTGCAATGTTGCATTGCCGACCTGG GACTGGCTGTGATGCACTCCCAGGGGAGTGATTACCTGGACATTGGCAACAACCCCCGAGTGGGGACCAAGAGGTACATGGCACCCGAGGTGCTGGATGAACAGATCCGGACTGACTGCTTTGAGTCATACAAGTGGACAGATGTTTGGGCCTTCGGCTTAGTGCTGTGGGAGATCGCCCGGCGGACCATCATCAATG GCATTGTGGAAGATTACAGGCCACCCTTCTATGACATGGTACCCAATGATCCCAGCTTTGAAGATATGAAAAAGGTGGTGTGCACTGACCAGCAGACTCCCACCATTCCTAACCGGCTGGCTGCAGATCCG GTCCTCTCCGGGCTGGCCCAGATGATGCGGGAGTGCTGGTACCCCAACCCCTCTGCCCGCCTCACTGCGCTGCGCATCAAGAAGACGTTGCAAAAGCTTAGCCACCATCCGGAGAAACCCAAAGTGACTCACTAG
- the Acvrl1 gene encoding activin receptor type-1-like isoform X3 gives MTSEIPRKGLLMLLVALGLTRGGVVKASRDQLVNCTCENPHCKKPTCQGAWCTVVLVREQGGHPQVHRGCGNMNPELCLGRPTEFVNHHCCYRSFCNHNVSLVLEEPDVNPPLLPILGSVLALLVLVALGALGLWRVRRRQEKQRGLHSDLGESSLILKASEQGDSMLGDLLDSDCTTGSGSGLPFLVQRTVARQVALVECVGKGRYGEVWRGSWHGESVAVKIFSSRDEQSWFRETEIYNTVLLRHDNILGFIASDMTSRNSSTQLWLITHFHEHGSLYDFLQRQPLEPQLALRLAVSAACGLAHLHVEIFGTQGKPAIAHRDLKSRNVLVKSDLQCCIADLGLAVMHSQGSDYLDIGNNPRVGTKRYMAPEVLDEQIRTDCFESYKWTDVWAFGLVLWEIARRTIINGIVEDYRPPFYDMVPNDPSFEDMKKVVCTDQQTPTIPNRLAADPVLSGLAQMMRECWYPNPSARLTALRIKKTLQKLSHHPEKPKVTH, from the exons ATGACCTCGGAGATCCCCAGAAAGGGCCTTCTGATGCTGCTGGTGGCCTTGGGCCTGACCAGGG GAGGCGTGGTGAAGGCCTCCAGGGATCAGCTGGTGAACTGCACTTGTGAGAACCCACACTGCAAGAAGCCGACCTGCCAGGGGGCATGGTGCACCGTGGTGCTGGTTCGAGAACAGGGCGGGCACCCCCAGGTCCATCGGGGCTGCGGGAACATGAACCCGGAACTCTGCCTGGGACGCCCCACGGAGTTCGTCAACCACCACTGCTGTTACCGGTCCTTCTGCAACCACAACGTGTCCCTGGTGCTGGAGG AGCCAGATGTAAACCCCCCGCTGCTTCCGATCTTGGGTTCCGTGCTGGCCTTGCTGGTCCTGGTGGCCTTGGGTGCTCTGGGCTTGTGGCGTGTCCGAAGAAGGCAGGAGAAGCAGCGGGGTCTGCACAGTGACCTGGGCGAGTCCAGCCTCATCCTGAAGGCATCCGAGCAGGGAGACAGCATGCTGGGG GACTTGCTGGACAGCGACTGCACCACCGGCAGTGGCTCGGGACTCCCCTTCCTGGTGCAGAGGACGGTGGCCCGGCAGGTCGCGCTGGTGGAGTGCGTGG GAAAGGGCCGATATGGCGAGGTGTGGCGTGGTTCGTGGCATGGTGAGAGTGTGGCCGTCAAGATTTTCTCCTCACGAGATGAACAGTCCTGGTTCCGGGAGACGGAGATCTACAACACAGTTCTGCTTAGGCACGACAACATCCTAG GCTTCATCGCCTCCGACATGACCTCGCGCAACTCAAGCACGCAGCTGTGGCTCATCACCCACTTCCACGAGCACGGCTCGCTCTACGACTTTCTGCAGAGGCAGCCGCTGGAGCCGCAGCTGGCCCTGAGGCTAGCCGTGTCGGCGGCCTGCGGCCTGGCGCACCTGCATGTGGAGATCTTTGGCACTCAAGGCAAACCAGCCATCGCCCACCGGGACCTCAAGAGCCGCAATGTGCTGGTCAAGAGCGACTTGCAATGTTGCATTGCCGACCTGG GACTGGCTGTGATGCACTCCCAGGGGAGTGATTACCTGGACATTGGCAACAACCCCCGAGTGGGGACCAAGAGGTACATGGCACCCGAGGTGCTGGATGAACAGATCCGGACTGACTGCTTTGAGTCATACAAGTGGACAGATGTTTGGGCCTTCGGCTTAGTGCTGTGGGAGATCGCCCGGCGGACCATCATCAATG GCATTGTGGAAGATTACAGGCCACCCTTCTATGACATGGTACCCAATGATCCCAGCTTTGAAGATATGAAAAAGGTGGTGTGCACTGACCAGCAGACTCCCACCATTCCTAACCGGCTGGCTGCAGATCCG GTCCTCTCCGGGCTGGCCCAGATGATGCGGGAGTGCTGGTACCCCAACCCCTCTGCCCGCCTCACTGCGCTGCGCATCAAGAAGACGTTGCAAAAGCTTAGCCACCATCCGGAGAAACCCAAAGTGACTCACTAG